One stretch of Candidatus Baltobacteraceae bacterium DNA includes these proteins:
- a CDS encoding EVE domain-containing protein translates to MRYWLFKSEPSEYSWERLLREGKTVWSGVRSFQARNNMMEMKLGDLGFFYHSSIAVPQVAGIVKVIREAFPDSTAWDKRSDYYDPRSTEKKPLWQMVEVAPEADIPRPVTLAEMRAAPRLAYMPLLQKGQRLSVQPVSPQEWETILLLARAPEIGAGS, encoded by the coding sequence GTGCGATACTGGCTTTTCAAGAGCGAGCCCAGCGAGTACTCGTGGGAGCGTTTGCTGCGCGAGGGCAAGACCGTATGGAGCGGCGTTCGTAGTTTTCAAGCCCGCAACAATATGATGGAAATGAAGCTCGGAGACCTTGGCTTTTTCTATCACAGTTCGATTGCTGTGCCACAGGTCGCCGGCATCGTCAAAGTCATTCGCGAGGCTTTTCCAGATTCAACCGCATGGGACAAGAGGAGCGACTACTACGACCCTCGCTCGACCGAGAAGAAACCCCTTTGGCAGATGGTCGAGGTCGCGCCGGAGGCCGACATTCCGCGACCGGTCACGCTCGCGGAGATGCGCGCCGCGCCACGGCTCGCCTACATGCCGCTGCTACAAAAGGGGCAGCGGCTCTCGGTTCAGCCCGTCAGCCCGCAAGAATGGGAGACGATTCTTTTGCTTGCGCGCGCTCCAGAAATAGGCGCTGGGAGTTGA
- a CDS encoding ABC transporter permease: MNWLATHPFELAELLEQHLAIVGTALLAALVIALPLGYLAARRPAATGPIYGIFGAIYTIPSLALLALLVPVLGLGFWTAVVALAAYAQMILIRNTAAGFGGIDPAQLEAAAGLGMTRAQQLWRVELPLALPVILGGVRIATVALIAIASVAAWINAGGLGVLFFDGIHRNDVQKIVAGSIASAVLAVIADALLRGIERVVRT; this comes from the coding sequence ATGAACTGGCTGGCGACGCACCCGTTCGAGCTCGCGGAGCTCCTCGAACAGCACCTTGCGATTGTCGGCACCGCGCTCCTCGCGGCGCTGGTAATAGCGCTCCCGCTCGGCTACTTGGCGGCCCGCCGTCCGGCGGCCACAGGACCGATTTATGGCATCTTTGGCGCAATCTATACAATCCCGAGCCTCGCGCTTTTGGCGCTCTTGGTACCCGTCCTGGGCCTGGGTTTCTGGACGGCCGTCGTTGCTTTGGCTGCGTACGCGCAGATGATTCTGATCCGGAATACCGCCGCAGGCTTTGGGGGAATTGATCCCGCCCAACTGGAGGCCGCAGCGGGACTTGGGATGACCCGTGCGCAACAATTATGGCGCGTCGAATTGCCGCTCGCCCTCCCCGTTATCCTCGGGGGCGTGCGGATCGCGACGGTAGCGCTCATCGCTATAGCGAGCGTCGCGGCATGGATCAATGCCGGGGGGCTCGGGGTGCTGTTCTTCGACGGCATTCATCGAAACGATGTGCAGAAGATCGTCGCGGGCAGCATTGCGTCGGCTGTATTGGCAGTCATCGCGGATGCGCTTTTGCGTGGTATCGAACGCGTTGTGCGTACTTAA
- a CDS encoding ABC transporter ATP-binding protein has translation MKSASLELRGVGVRYSGGQRDAVTSIDLKVAPGEFLVFLGASGSGKSTLLRTINRLVVPSAGSVFIDGVDAASRPAPELRRGIGYVIQAVGLLPHLSVGGNIAIVPELLGWEKARIAARIDELLKMVRLDRSYRTRLPRELSGGEQQRVGVARALAAEPPLLLMDEPFGALDAIVRSELGAEMLRIHRDLGTTIVFVTHDIDEALRLADRIAVFHDGRLLQVDVPLRLLTHPADPYVAELTDASDVLRRLSVMRVADAATAEVPAGVEETAPRVDARSTLRDALGQMLLAGEPLLVVEDGRARGVLRFATIAAALRQ, from the coding sequence GTGAAGAGCGCGAGCCTCGAGCTGCGGGGCGTCGGCGTCCGCTATTCCGGAGGACAGCGCGACGCGGTCACGAGCATCGATCTCAAGGTCGCGCCGGGTGAATTCTTGGTGTTTCTCGGCGCATCGGGTTCGGGGAAGAGCACGCTGTTGCGCACGATCAACCGGCTCGTCGTTCCGAGCGCCGGAAGCGTTTTCATCGACGGAGTGGACGCTGCGTCGCGACCGGCACCCGAGCTGCGACGCGGCATCGGTTACGTGATTCAAGCCGTCGGATTGCTTCCGCATCTGAGCGTCGGAGGAAACATCGCGATCGTGCCGGAGCTCTTAGGTTGGGAAAAGGCGCGCATCGCTGCGCGCATCGACGAGCTGCTCAAAATGGTGCGGCTCGATCGTTCGTATCGCACGCGACTGCCGCGCGAGCTTTCGGGCGGCGAGCAGCAGCGCGTCGGCGTTGCGCGCGCGCTTGCCGCAGAGCCGCCGCTCCTGTTAATGGATGAGCCGTTCGGTGCGCTCGACGCGATCGTCCGCTCCGAGCTCGGTGCGGAGATGCTGCGGATACATCGCGATCTCGGCACGACGATCGTCTTCGTCACCCACGACATCGATGAAGCCTTACGGCTCGCCGACCGGATCGCTGTTTTTCACGACGGACGTCTGCTGCAAGTCGACGTACCGCTCCGTTTGCTCACGCATCCCGCGGATCCGTACGTCGCGGAGTTAACCGACGCGTCGGACGTGCTGCGGCGCCTCAGCGTAATGCGCGTGGCAGACGCCGCAACCGCCGAGGTACCGGCGGGTGTCGAGGAGACTGCACCCCGCGTCGACGCCCGGTCGACGTTGCGCGACGCTCTCGGGCAGATGTTGCTCGCCGGCGAACCGCTTCTCGTCGTCGAGGACGGACGCGCGCGCGGTGTTCTGCGATTCGCGACGATCGCCGCGGCCTTACGACAATGA
- a CDS encoding glycine betaine ABC transporter substrate-binding protein, producing MSLLTRANLLRAGGKFAAMSVLGCARRDMVRVGWKNFSEELFLGELYAQLLEKAGLHVERKPYLGSTQIAMEAMRRGEIDLYPEYTGTALLVVLKLPLAVDPHAVYATVKREYEQRYAITWLDPSPFNDSQALASTRDVAQRLALRTLSDVSRAAPQLRIAVTAEFLNRPDGLPGLRRAYGGFAFKQIVQVDIGLRYQALLDRRADIAVAFSTDGEIAEYDLTVFADDKHAFPPYQAAPIVRDAALGKYPSIAPALNKIAPLLDDATIRGVNFAINGPKKLEPADVVHDFLQKHQLA from the coding sequence GTGAGTCTTCTGACGCGCGCGAATCTTTTGCGCGCAGGCGGAAAATTTGCCGCGATGAGTGTCCTCGGATGCGCGCGGCGCGACATGGTCCGCGTTGGTTGGAAGAACTTCTCGGAAGAACTTTTTCTCGGCGAGCTGTATGCGCAGCTGCTCGAAAAAGCCGGCCTGCACGTCGAGCGCAAACCCTACCTTGGCTCGACCCAGATCGCAATGGAGGCGATGCGTCGCGGCGAGATCGATCTCTATCCCGAATACACCGGAACTGCGCTCCTCGTCGTTTTGAAATTGCCGCTGGCTGTGGATCCGCATGCCGTCTACGCGACCGTGAAGCGCGAATACGAACAGCGTTACGCGATCACGTGGCTCGACCCGTCGCCCTTCAATGATTCGCAAGCGCTCGCTTCGACGCGCGACGTGGCGCAACGCTTGGCGCTGCGGACGCTTTCCGATGTGAGCCGCGCGGCGCCGCAATTGCGAATCGCCGTCACCGCGGAGTTTCTGAACCGCCCCGATGGTTTACCCGGTCTTCGTCGCGCGTATGGCGGCTTCGCGTTCAAACAAATCGTCCAGGTCGACATCGGTCTTCGCTATCAAGCCTTGCTCGATCGGCGCGCGGACATCGCGGTCGCCTTCTCGACCGACGGCGAAATCGCCGAATACGATCTGACCGTCTTCGCGGACGACAAGCACGCTTTTCCGCCCTACCAGGCGGCGCCGATCGTCCGAGATGCGGCGCTCGGGAAATATCCGTCGATTGCGCCGGCGCTCAATAAGATCGCACCCCTGCTCGACGACGCAACGATTCGCGGCGTCAATTTCGCAATCAACGGCCCGAAAAAACTCGAACCCGCGGACGTCGTACACGACTTCTTGCAGAAGCATCAGCTCGCGTGA
- a CDS encoding SDR family oxidoreductase — protein sequence MPLESLIVTGGSRGIGAAVCKLAAKRGYAITVTYAEDRAAAEGVVREIAAGGGQAIAVGGDVAREDDVKRIFDTASKQFGSLRGLVNNAGITGGFSKVEDIKLAALERVFDVNVIGVFLCGREAVRRMSTKRGGTGGAIVNVSSLAAKYGGSGDYVHYAATKAAVDTFTIGLSREVAADGIRVNAVAPGFVDTEIHARNGAPDRLKKVAPQIPMHRAGTAQEIAEGIIWLLSPAASYVTGSILAIGGGR from the coding sequence GTGCCGCTAGAGTCCCTGATCGTCACGGGGGGTAGCCGTGGAATAGGTGCCGCCGTTTGCAAGCTCGCCGCCAAGCGGGGCTACGCGATTACGGTCACCTACGCCGAGGATCGCGCCGCGGCCGAGGGCGTGGTCCGCGAGATCGCGGCCGGCGGGGGTCAAGCCATCGCAGTCGGCGGAGACGTTGCGCGCGAGGACGACGTCAAGCGCATCTTCGATACGGCCAGCAAGCAATTTGGGTCGCTGCGCGGGCTCGTCAACAATGCGGGCATCACGGGCGGATTTTCGAAGGTCGAGGATATCAAGCTTGCGGCGCTCGAGCGCGTCTTCGACGTCAACGTCATCGGCGTGTTTTTGTGCGGACGCGAAGCGGTACGTCGCATGTCGACGAAACGCGGCGGAACCGGCGGCGCCATCGTTAACGTGTCGTCGCTTGCGGCGAAATATGGCGGTTCGGGAGATTACGTCCACTACGCGGCGACGAAAGCCGCGGTTGACACTTTTACGATCGGTCTTTCGCGCGAAGTCGCAGCGGACGGGATTCGCGTCAATGCGGTTGCACCCGGATTCGTCGACACGGAAATTCACGCGCGCAACGGCGCGCCCGATCGTCTCAAGAAAGTCGCACCGCAGATTCCGATGCATCGCGCCGGGACAGCGCAAGAGATTGCCGAGGGCATCATCTGGCTGCTGTCGCCCGCAGCGTCCTACGTGACGGGCTCGATCTTAGCTATTGGAGGCGGCCGCTAA
- a CDS encoding ABC transporter ATP-binding protein — translation MSDIVFQGVGRVFDQNASAVVALDAIDFTIRDREFVAVVGPSGCGKTTLLRMAAGLDFPTRGTVRVGGEVVRGPGPDRTLVFQQFALFPWKTVRQNIEFGLICAHKSRDERDAAVKRYVELMGLEGREDAFPHQLSGGMQQRVAIARSYVLDPDVLLMDEPFGALDAQTRVVMQEELIKLARVSPRTVMFITHSVEEAVYLADRVAVMTKRPGRIREVIDIAEIRSRERWSERHVEETMDLESFVHLRTSIWKLLRETA, via the coding sequence TTGAGCGACATCGTTTTCCAGGGCGTCGGCCGCGTCTTCGATCAAAACGCGAGCGCGGTCGTCGCCCTTGATGCGATCGACTTCACGATCCGGGATCGTGAGTTCGTTGCGGTCGTGGGTCCGTCGGGATGCGGCAAGACGACGCTGTTGCGGATGGCTGCTGGTCTCGATTTCCCAACGCGGGGTACCGTTCGCGTCGGCGGCGAGGTCGTGCGCGGCCCGGGACCCGATCGCACGCTCGTCTTTCAGCAATTTGCACTCTTTCCGTGGAAAACGGTCCGGCAGAATATCGAGTTCGGATTGATTTGCGCGCACAAAAGCCGTGACGAGCGCGATGCGGCCGTTAAACGCTATGTCGAGCTCATGGGACTCGAAGGACGCGAGGATGCCTTCCCGCATCAGCTATCAGGCGGAATGCAGCAACGCGTCGCGATCGCGCGCAGCTACGTGCTCGATCCGGACGTTCTCTTGATGGATGAGCCCTTTGGTGCGCTCGATGCGCAAACGCGCGTCGTCATGCAGGAAGAGCTCATCAAGCTCGCGCGCGTCAGTCCGCGTACGGTCATGTTCATCACGCACAGCGTTGAAGAGGCAGTCTACCTCGCGGATCGCGTTGCGGTCATGACCAAACGGCCCGGACGCATTCGCGAAGTCATTGATATCGCCGAGATCCGTTCACGCGAGCGTTGGAGCGAAAGGCACGTCGAAGAGACGATGGACCTCGAATCCTTCGTTCACTTGCGGACGTCGATCTGGAAGTTGCTACGCGAGACGGCTTAG
- a CDS encoding ABC transporter substrate-binding protein, whose protein sequence is MHQRFLVLLAFALLGSTALFAVNAGARADAPQPINISYQPTNYWALPFYLATQKGWWEKVGLKPSFSTFPAGAPQVAAAAAGSWDVGSTGSVPAVLGAARYDILTIGISNDESATNALMVTDAKSGQYSKTPKDVKGQQILLTANSTGEYAVVACLHKYGMSESDVTPVNMGQAQILSALTSGSANLGALWAPNIYTFEEKLHGKLFCSGKDANTVIPGALIARSAYAKEHPDMVAKFLAVYEHSIRWERAHPAEAQQALIAADKEGGTEITAASAKAEMDLRPIYDLSQQLRAMHRSGGQSDADKWFDGIITFMKDKGSIQAAPDTRSFITDQYMQMVQNDPKLRAFANSSD, encoded by the coding sequence ATGCACCAGCGCTTTCTTGTCTTACTAGCGTTCGCGTTGCTCGGATCGACTGCACTGTTCGCAGTCAACGCCGGTGCGCGCGCAGACGCACCGCAACCGATCAACATCAGCTATCAGCCCACGAATTACTGGGCACTTCCGTTCTATCTCGCAACGCAAAAAGGTTGGTGGGAAAAGGTTGGTCTCAAGCCGAGCTTCAGCACCTTCCCCGCAGGCGCGCCACAAGTCGCGGCAGCAGCCGCAGGCTCGTGGGACGTCGGCTCGACCGGATCCGTTCCGGCCGTCCTCGGCGCCGCACGCTACGACATCTTAACGATCGGAATATCCAACGACGAGTCGGCGACGAACGCGCTGATGGTCACCGACGCAAAGTCGGGTCAGTATTCGAAAACGCCGAAAGACGTCAAGGGTCAGCAAATTCTGCTGACCGCAAACTCAACCGGCGAGTATGCTGTCGTCGCGTGCTTGCACAAATACGGCATGAGTGAAAGCGACGTAACGCCCGTCAACATGGGACAAGCGCAGATTCTTTCAGCGCTCACGAGCGGAAGTGCGAATCTCGGCGCGCTTTGGGCTCCGAACATCTACACGTTTGAAGAGAAGTTGCACGGCAAGCTCTTCTGCTCGGGGAAGGATGCAAACACGGTGATCCCGGGTGCGCTGATCGCGCGTAGCGCGTATGCCAAAGAGCATCCCGATATGGTCGCAAAGTTTCTGGCTGTGTACGAGCACTCCATTCGTTGGGAGCGCGCACACCCTGCCGAGGCGCAGCAAGCCTTGATTGCAGCCGACAAAGAAGGCGGCACCGAGATCACGGCCGCGTCGGCGAAAGCCGAGATGGACTTGCGTCCGATCTACGATCTCTCGCAGCAGCTGCGCGCCATGCATCGCTCCGGCGGTCAATCGGATGCCGACAAGTGGTTCGACGGCATCATCACGTTCATGAAAGACAAAGGCTCGATCCAAGCCGCACCCGACACTCGCTCGTTCATCACCGATCAATACATGCAAATGGTGCAGAACGATCCCAAGCTGCGGGCGTTCGCGAACAGCAGCGATTGA
- the ppk1 gene encoding polyphosphate kinase 1, which translates to MASQTIAVAVEAPPLDHPSLYINRELSWLEFNNRVLEEAFDRTNPLLERLKFIAICTTNLDEFFMIRVAALKQQVEAEVIRRSDDGLTPAETLAAISEKLRVALKRQTACLQEMILPEMAGYGIRVLRIGELNADQRSALRVLFEERVYPVLTPLAVDSGHPFPYISNLSLSLAVEMIEHTDEGELLHFARVKVPPSLPRFIPVEGAPEGEHWFVTLEDVIAYNLDDLFPGMIVSASHLFRVTRDADLDLQEDEADDLLRAIESELRRRRFGEPVRLEVSADMPPHLIERLLEALQLEEQDLYKCEGLLGLSDLMSLSGIEIPNLHYEPFTPSIPRRFIDNPDIFAVMREGDILLHHPYDSFEPVVHFVREAADDPQVLAIKMTLYRTSGSNSPIVTALMQAAENGKQVAVLIELKARFDEENNINWARHLERVGAHVVYGFAGLKTHGKVTLVVRSEPDGLRRYMHFGTGNYNERTGRLYADLSLFTCRPELGGDATELFNSLTGFSKVDTYDELLVAPVALRKEFSAMIDREREHALAGRPSGIRAKINSLTDERMVAELYRASQAGVPIQLNVRGMCKLRPGLPGVSETISVQSIVGRFLEHSRIYIFENAGNREVYIGSADLMGRNLDRRVETIVPVLDQTIQATICDEIWATFAADNQKSRILRADGTYVRRQPRAGEAPVNSQRLFLERAQAKESSPILAG; encoded by the coding sequence ATGGCATCGCAGACGATCGCTGTTGCGGTCGAAGCACCGCCGCTCGATCATCCATCGCTGTATATCAATCGCGAGCTGTCGTGGTTGGAGTTCAACAATCGCGTCCTCGAAGAGGCGTTCGATCGCACGAACCCGTTGCTGGAACGCTTGAAGTTCATCGCGATCTGCACTACTAACCTGGATGAGTTTTTCATGATTCGGGTTGCGGCGCTCAAGCAGCAAGTCGAAGCCGAGGTCATACGGCGCTCCGATGACGGGTTAACGCCGGCTGAAACGCTGGCTGCAATCTCGGAGAAGCTGCGGGTCGCGCTCAAACGCCAAACGGCGTGTCTACAAGAGATGATTTTGCCGGAGATGGCGGGATACGGTATCCGAGTTCTGCGGATCGGGGAGCTCAATGCCGATCAACGCTCTGCGCTGCGCGTGCTTTTCGAGGAGCGCGTCTATCCGGTTCTAACGCCGCTCGCGGTCGACTCCGGACATCCATTCCCGTACATTTCGAACCTGTCGCTTTCGCTTGCCGTCGAGATGATCGAACACACCGACGAAGGCGAGCTGCTCCATTTCGCGCGTGTGAAAGTCCCGCCGAGTCTCCCGCGCTTCATCCCGGTCGAGGGTGCGCCCGAAGGCGAGCACTGGTTCGTCACGCTCGAAGATGTGATCGCCTACAATCTCGACGATCTCTTCCCCGGCATGATCGTGAGCGCGTCGCATCTCTTCCGCGTCACGCGCGATGCCGATCTCGATTTGCAGGAAGATGAAGCCGACGATTTGCTGCGCGCGATCGAATCCGAGCTGCGCCGCCGCCGTTTCGGCGAGCCGGTGCGCTTGGAAGTCTCAGCCGACATGCCGCCGCATTTGATCGAACGGTTGCTCGAAGCACTGCAGCTCGAAGAGCAAGATCTCTACAAGTGCGAGGGACTCCTCGGACTTTCGGATTTGATGTCGCTCTCCGGCATCGAGATCCCAAACCTGCACTACGAGCCGTTTACGCCGTCGATACCGCGTCGTTTCATCGACAATCCGGACATCTTCGCGGTAATGCGCGAAGGCGACATCCTTTTGCATCACCCCTACGACTCGTTCGAGCCGGTCGTCCATTTCGTGCGCGAAGCTGCGGACGATCCGCAAGTGCTCGCGATCAAGATGACACTCTACCGGACCTCGGGCAGTAACTCGCCGATAGTCACCGCCCTAATGCAAGCCGCAGAAAACGGTAAGCAAGTTGCGGTGCTGATCGAGCTCAAAGCGCGCTTCGATGAAGAGAACAACATCAACTGGGCACGGCACCTGGAGCGCGTTGGCGCGCACGTTGTGTATGGTTTCGCGGGGTTGAAGACGCACGGCAAAGTTACGCTCGTCGTGCGCAGCGAGCCCGACGGCCTGCGGCGCTACATGCACTTCGGCACCGGTAACTACAACGAGCGAACCGGGCGGCTGTACGCCGACCTTTCGCTTTTCACGTGCCGCCCGGAGCTGGGTGGAGATGCGACGGAGCTGTTCAATTCGCTGACCGGCTTCTCGAAGGTCGACACGTACGATGAATTGCTGGTCGCACCGGTTGCTCTACGCAAAGAGTTCTCGGCGATGATCGATCGCGAGCGCGAACACGCGCTTGCCGGACGCCCGAGCGGGATTCGCGCCAAGATCAATTCGCTCACTGACGAGCGTATGGTCGCCGAGCTCTATCGCGCTTCACAAGCCGGGGTACCTATTCAGCTGAACGTGCGCGGAATGTGCAAGCTTCGTCCGGGCCTTCCCGGCGTCAGCGAAACAATCAGCGTCCAGAGCATCGTCGGGCGCTTTCTCGAGCACTCGCGCATCTATATCTTCGAGAATGCCGGCAATCGCGAAGTCTACATCGGCAGCGCCGATTTAATGGGCCGTAATCTCGATCGTCGCGTCGAGACGATCGTGCCGGTTCTGGATCAGACGATTCAAGCTACGATTTGCGATGAGATTTGGGCGACGTTTGCCGCCGACAATCAGAAGTCGCGAATACTACGCGCCGACGGCACGTACGTACGCCGTCAGCCGCGTGCGGGCGAAGCGCCGGTCAACTCCCAGCGCCTATTTCTGGAGCGCGCGCAAGCAAAAGAATCGTCTCCCATTCTTGCGGGCTGA
- a CDS encoding ABC transporter permease gives MNADLFGPDYWVHVRTHVALAASALAMAAIIALPLGATIARTNLIRPAVLGVVNTFRVVPSLAILMLMLPLMGLGFGPALVALVVLAIPPIVVNTDLALRGVPFALVDAARGMGMTRFELARRVEWPLAFPVAFAGIRTASVEVIASATLAAFIGGGGLGEYITAGLSTDDTTQLLLGSLSVAVLALGVDVALTAIARKITVRT, from the coding sequence ATGAACGCGGACCTCTTTGGGCCCGACTACTGGGTCCACGTACGAACCCACGTCGCCCTGGCGGCTTCCGCCTTGGCTATGGCGGCTATCATCGCCCTTCCGCTCGGTGCCACTATCGCGCGCACAAACCTGATCCGCCCTGCGGTCCTAGGGGTTGTTAACACATTTCGCGTTGTCCCGAGCCTTGCAATTTTGATGTTAATGCTGCCCTTAATGGGGCTCGGTTTCGGCCCGGCGCTCGTCGCGCTCGTCGTGCTCGCGATCCCGCCGATCGTCGTGAACACCGACCTCGCGTTGCGCGGCGTTCCATTTGCGCTCGTCGATGCGGCGCGCGGGATGGGTATGACACGCTTCGAGCTCGCGAGGCGCGTCGAGTGGCCGCTTGCGTTTCCGGTTGCGTTCGCGGGTATTCGCACCGCAAGCGTCGAGGTGATCGCAAGCGCAACGCTTGCCGCATTCATCGGTGGAGGCGGTCTCGGTGAATACATTACGGCCGGTCTGTCGACAGACGACACGACGCAGTTGCTGCTCGGGTCGCTTTCGGTTGCCGTGCTCGCGCTCGGCGTCGACGTTGCGCTCACCGCGATTGCGCGTAAGATAACGGTACGAACGTGA